One Brevibacillus choshinensis genomic window carries:
- a CDS encoding ABC transporter ATP-binding protein yields MTALLEIAQLDKSFETPKGVTQALKDIRLSVKEGEFITVIGPSGCGKSTLLKIIAGLDTQHEGVVKLAQEQVSGPGIDKGFIFQEPRLFPWLTVEGNIAANLSLKDATIRQRVQELIRLVRLEGFEKSYPRELSGGMAQRVAIARALLRRPKVLLLDEPFGALDAFTRSHMQEVLLDIWQENKTTMMFVTHDIDEAIYLANRVVIMNARPGSIKRIVSIDLPYPRKKANRSFQELRHLVLSEFEKVEELELVDRSGI; encoded by the coding sequence ATGACAGCTCTTCTGGAAATCGCGCAGCTCGATAAATCGTTTGAAACGCCAAAAGGAGTGACCCAGGCACTCAAGGACATTCGCCTATCCGTGAAAGAAGGCGAATTCATCACAGTCATCGGACCGAGCGGCTGCGGGAAGAGCACGCTGCTGAAAATTATCGCCGGACTTGATACGCAGCACGAGGGAGTCGTCAAATTGGCCCAGGAGCAGGTGAGCGGACCAGGCATCGATAAAGGCTTTATCTTTCAAGAGCCGCGGCTGTTTCCCTGGCTGACTGTCGAAGGGAACATCGCTGCCAATCTGTCGCTGAAGGATGCGACGATTCGCCAGCGCGTCCAGGAGCTGATTCGACTGGTTCGTCTCGAGGGCTTTGAGAAGTCGTATCCTCGCGAGCTGTCGGGTGGAATGGCGCAGCGTGTGGCAATCGCCCGCGCTCTCTTGCGCCGGCCAAAGGTGCTGCTGCTGGACGAACCGTTCGGGGCACTCGACGCTTTTACGCGTTCACATATGCAAGAAGTCTTGCTCGACATCTGGCAGGAGAACAAGACGACGATGATGTTTGTGACGCATGATATCGATGAAGCGATCTACCTGGCAAATCGGGTCGTCATCATGAATGCGCGTCCTGGCTCCATCAAGCGGATCGTATCCATCGATTTGCCATACCCACGCAAAAAGGCAAACCGTTCCTTTCAGGAGCTGCGCCATCTCGTTCTCAGCGAGTTTGAAAAGGTAGAAGAGCTGGAACTGGTCGATCGATCGGGTATTTAA
- a CDS encoding ABC transporter permease, with the protein MSNQAEGIPAAATPAASAGPVVKTKGKAKAGNEPRSIIWLKGLILPAAILLIWQLAGELGWVSETMLPTPVQILMAALELLLSGELLGHLQISISRAAIGFLLGGAIGLLAGLAVGFSNRVEHTLDPSVQMLRTIPHLAVTPLFILWFGFGEFSKVLLIAKGAFFPLYVNTFLGIRNVDAKLFDVARVLQFSKWKQITQLILPAALPNILLGVRLSLGAAWLGLVVAELMGSSEGVGYLIMDARQFSQTAIVFVGIVIFALVGKATDSLVRFLEKRWLKWRDNYNG; encoded by the coding sequence ATGAGCAATCAAGCGGAGGGAATTCCTGCAGCCGCAACGCCTGCGGCTTCTGCGGGGCCGGTGGTGAAAACCAAAGGAAAGGCGAAAGCGGGTAACGAGCCCAGAAGCATCATCTGGTTGAAAGGTCTCATCCTGCCTGCCGCTATCCTGCTCATTTGGCAGCTGGCAGGCGAGCTGGGGTGGGTATCCGAGACGATGCTCCCGACGCCGGTGCAAATTCTAATGGCGGCACTGGAGCTTCTTTTGAGCGGGGAGCTGCTCGGGCATTTGCAGATCAGCATCTCGCGGGCCGCGATTGGCTTTTTGCTGGGGGGAGCCATCGGCCTTCTGGCAGGGCTGGCAGTAGGCTTCTCCAATCGCGTGGAGCATACGCTGGACCCATCCGTTCAAATGCTGCGGACGATCCCCCATTTGGCTGTGACTCCGCTGTTTATTTTGTGGTTTGGATTCGGTGAGTTTTCCAAGGTGCTGCTGATTGCCAAAGGGGCATTTTTCCCCCTCTATGTGAATACATTCCTGGGGATACGCAATGTCGATGCCAAGCTTTTTGACGTGGCCAGAGTGCTTCAATTCAGCAAATGGAAGCAAATTACCCAGCTGATTCTCCCGGCGGCGCTCCCGAATATTTTGCTTGGAGTCAGACTGTCTCTGGGCGCTGCCTGGCTGGGGCTCGTCGTGGCAGAGCTGATGGGATCGAGTGAAGGAGTCGGCTATCTGATAATGGACGCCCGCCAGTTTTCCCAGACAGCCATCGTGTTTGTGGGGATCGTGATTTTTGCGCTGGTCGGCAAGGCAACGGATTCACTGGTGCGCTTCTTGGAAAAAAGATGGCTGAAATGGCGTGACAATTACAATGGATAA
- a CDS encoding LLM class flavin-dependent oxidoreductase translates to MGNQKRTLHLNLFVASMGHHEAAWRHPSSNVEEIIDFSHLQRIAQKAEQAKLDSLFLADRYATSRKAVKYGAISGLEPLTLLSALAVVTKRIGLIATVSTSFNEPFNIARRFASLDHLSQGRAGWNIITSGTDGEAQNFNHDRIPDHHVRYERAHEFLDVTLKLWDSWEADALIADKATGIYADNSKVHELNHRGKHFAVRGPLNLSRSPQGRPLLVQAGSSEDGKAFAAQYAEAIFTAQQSLADAHAFYADVKARAAQHGRSPEQVIILPGICPIIGESEADAKEKEAQLHELTHPAYSLLQLSNRIGFDLSGYPLDGPLPELPATEKIAGHQSRTKLIRDLAEREQLTIRQLLLRLAGGRGHRTIAGTAKQVADELEAWFTQGAADGFNIMPQITNGGLDDFLDQVVPELQRRGLFRTEYTGKTLREHYGLEVPANQFAGSHQYQ, encoded by the coding sequence ATGGGCAATCAGAAACGCACTCTTCATTTGAACCTGTTCGTGGCGAGCATGGGCCATCACGAGGCAGCATGGCGCCACCCTTCCTCCAATGTAGAGGAAATCATCGACTTTTCCCACTTGCAGCGCATCGCGCAAAAAGCGGAGCAGGCCAAGCTGGACTCTCTCTTTCTCGCCGATCGCTATGCCACCTCGCGAAAAGCAGTGAAATACGGTGCGATCAGCGGGCTGGAGCCCCTCACTCTTTTGTCCGCCCTGGCAGTCGTGACCAAACGAATCGGGCTGATCGCCACCGTCTCAACCAGCTTCAACGAGCCTTTCAACATCGCTCGGCGCTTTGCTTCCCTCGACCATCTCAGCCAGGGCCGGGCAGGCTGGAATATCATCACCTCCGGAACCGATGGGGAGGCGCAGAATTTCAACCATGACAGAATCCCCGACCACCACGTGCGATACGAACGCGCGCACGAATTTCTCGACGTAACCCTCAAGCTGTGGGACAGCTGGGAGGCAGATGCGCTCATCGCAGATAAAGCGACAGGTATTTACGCGGATAACAGCAAGGTCCATGAGCTCAACCATCGAGGCAAGCATTTCGCTGTTCGCGGCCCTCTGAACCTGTCGCGTTCTCCCCAAGGAAGGCCACTCCTCGTCCAGGCCGGATCCTCCGAGGACGGCAAAGCATTTGCCGCACAGTATGCCGAAGCCATTTTTACCGCTCAGCAATCATTGGCTGATGCCCATGCCTTTTATGCAGACGTCAAGGCGCGTGCCGCCCAGCACGGACGCTCCCCCGAGCAGGTCATCATCCTGCCAGGCATTTGCCCGATCATCGGTGAGAGCGAGGCAGATGCAAAGGAAAAAGAAGCACAGCTTCACGAGCTTACTCATCCCGCCTACAGCTTGCTCCAGCTATCCAATCGGATCGGCTTCGACCTGTCCGGTTATCCACTGGATGGTCCACTGCCCGAACTGCCTGCGACGGAGAAAATCGCCGGGCACCAGAGCCGCACCAAGCTGATCCGGGACTTGGCCGAGAGAGAGCAGCTGACGATTCGCCAGCTTTTGCTGCGCCTCGCAGGAGGACGCGGGCATCGGACCATCGCAGGTACCGCGAAGCAGGTCGCCGATGAGCTGGAGGCTTGGTTTACCCAAGGGGCAGCTGACGGCTTCAACATCATGCCCCAGATCACCAATGGCGGACTCGACGACTTCCTCGATCAGGTCGTCCCGGAGCTGCAGCGACGAGGATTGTTCCGTACCGAGTACACAGGGAAAACCTTGCGCGAGCATTACGGATTGGAGGTTCCCGCCAATCAGTTTGCAGGCTCCCATCAGTATCAATAG
- a CDS encoding LLM class flavin-dependent oxidoreductase — translation MGKLAREVEFGWFIPTTGDGKHIGVEPERESTADYMIQVAQTAERAGFTFALIPTGGACVDSWIVGSTIAAHTQTLKPLVAMRPGLIAPVLAARMAASLDQVTGGRALINVVTGGSPQDLIATGDPLAHDHDGRYERTREFLEIVKGVWTNSHSQPAKFLASNQTDQQGKLPVHYSGRYFEVKGGASLPAPVQNPHPPLYFGGSSPVGKRVAAETADVYLMWAEPLEWIREQIAEVEGLKREIGRDRELRYGLRAQVMVRETEEEAWKEAWEIISKVDPKALLQSSQRFSQTDATNQKRQNELREGSRTNNFVIGPNLWTGLSTVRGGGAVLLVGTPDQVSDRILEYVDLGISSFILSGYPHLEEAAITGELLLPAVKRKLEERQQAEGVRG, via the coding sequence ATGGGGAAATTGGCGCGAGAGGTAGAATTCGGGTGGTTTATTCCGACGACTGGAGATGGCAAGCACATCGGCGTCGAGCCGGAGCGAGAGTCGACTGCAGACTATATGATTCAAGTGGCTCAGACGGCTGAACGAGCAGGCTTTACGTTTGCTCTGATTCCGACCGGGGGAGCTTGCGTAGATTCATGGATTGTCGGCTCCACGATTGCTGCCCATACGCAGACGCTAAAGCCGCTGGTCGCGATGCGGCCGGGACTGATTGCTCCTGTACTTGCAGCGCGGATGGCCGCTTCACTCGACCAGGTAACGGGCGGCAGAGCACTGATCAATGTAGTGACGGGTGGCAGTCCCCAGGATTTGATTGCGACGGGAGACCCGCTCGCTCATGATCATGACGGTCGCTACGAGCGCACGAGAGAATTTCTGGAGATTGTCAAAGGGGTATGGACGAACTCTCACAGTCAGCCGGCTAAATTTTTGGCAAGCAACCAGACCGATCAGCAAGGAAAGCTGCCCGTTCACTACTCTGGCCGATACTTTGAGGTCAAGGGAGGGGCAAGCCTCCCAGCGCCTGTTCAAAACCCGCATCCCCCGCTTTACTTTGGCGGCAGTTCACCAGTAGGCAAGCGAGTAGCAGCGGAGACCGCCGATGTGTATCTGATGTGGGCGGAGCCGCTGGAATGGATTCGCGAGCAGATCGCGGAAGTGGAGGGACTAAAGCGGGAGATCGGCAGAGACCGAGAGCTGCGCTATGGTCTTCGGGCTCAGGTGATGGTGCGTGAGACAGAGGAGGAAGCGTGGAAGGAGGCGTGGGAAATCATCAGCAAAGTTGATCCGAAAGCGCTCCTGCAATCAAGCCAGCGTTTCTCCCAGACGGATGCGACGAACCAGAAACGGCAAAACGAGCTGCGGGAAGGTTCTCGGACGAACAATTTCGTCATCGGCCCCAATCTGTGGACCGGTCTGTCGACGGTGCGGGGAGGCGGGGCGGTCCTGCTGGTAGGCACGCCTGATCAAGTATCCGACCGCATTCTCGAATACGTGGACCTCGGCATCTCGTCCTTTATTTTGTCGGGGTACCCTCATCTCGAGGAGGCGGCGATTACAGGTGAGCTTTTGCTGCCGGCAGTCAAAAGGAAGCTGGAGGAGAGACAGCAGGCGGAGGGAGTGCGAGGATGA
- a CDS encoding aliphatic sulfonate ABC transporter substrate-binding protein, whose translation MQALQKKHSWFPLLIVLSLLLLTACGKAQNASSPQQGQSAATSVGKEKVVVNIGIQGSTGILSYARDKGAFEEAFAKAGAEVRWHEFASGPPHFEAIASGRLDFGATGGTPVVSAQTGGVDFKAIAVTSDGKRNNAIVIPKNSPITDIKELKGKKIAVAKGSSAYNFLYMVLDRAGLKAEDVQIIHLQPDEARPALDTGAIDAWSTWEPYVTTALVQTQAKSLVTGEDLHIFAPGFLIARTGFTAEHPELTVLFLKTYEEVRQYYVSHLDEVTDEFVKTKKLEREIVSKVLQNSSPILSPITPEFAKAHQEQADFLYSVGAIKKKLDTSQVLESKFVEQALKEAGEKNKPF comes from the coding sequence ATGCAAGCTTTGCAAAAGAAACATAGCTGGTTCCCACTCTTGATCGTATTGTCACTGCTCTTGCTTACCGCGTGCGGCAAGGCACAGAATGCGTCATCTCCACAGCAAGGTCAGAGCGCAGCCACTTCCGTGGGAAAAGAAAAGGTGGTCGTGAACATCGGTATTCAGGGCAGCACAGGGATCCTCTCCTACGCCCGGGATAAGGGAGCCTTTGAAGAAGCCTTCGCCAAGGCGGGAGCTGAAGTCAGATGGCATGAATTCGCGAGCGGCCCTCCCCATTTTGAAGCGATCGCTTCCGGTCGTCTCGATTTTGGAGCAACAGGCGGCACACCCGTTGTCTCGGCCCAAACAGGCGGTGTCGATTTCAAGGCGATCGCCGTGACCAGTGACGGAAAGCGCAACAACGCGATTGTCATCCCCAAAAACAGTCCGATCACTGACATCAAGGAGTTAAAGGGCAAAAAAATTGCCGTCGCCAAAGGCAGCAGCGCTTACAACTTCCTGTACATGGTATTGGATCGTGCCGGCCTGAAAGCGGAGGATGTGCAAATCATCCACCTGCAGCCGGACGAGGCACGCCCCGCTCTCGATACGGGTGCCATCGATGCTTGGTCGACTTGGGAGCCGTATGTCACCACTGCCCTGGTCCAGACCCAGGCAAAATCTCTCGTCACCGGAGAGGATCTCCATATCTTTGCTCCCGGCTTTCTGATTGCGCGTACCGGCTTTACGGCAGAGCATCCTGAACTGACGGTGCTATTTCTCAAAACCTATGAAGAGGTTCGCCAATACTACGTCTCCCATCTCGACGAAGTGACGGATGAATTCGTCAAGACGAAGAAGCTCGAGCGTGAGATCGTCAGCAAGGTCCTGCAAAATTCCAGCCCGATTCTCTCCCCGATCACACCTGAATTCGCCAAAGCCCATCAGGAGCAGGCTGACTTCCTCTACTCTGTGGGCGCGATCAAAAAGAAGCTG